The Pirellulimonas nuda genome includes a region encoding these proteins:
- a CDS encoding DUF433 domain-containing protein has protein sequence MDNLLSRITIDPQVCHGKPCVRGLRYPVETLLGLLSSGMSTDEVLEDYEDLERDDLLAVLAYAARLAQTRRIAAGT, from the coding sequence ATGGACAACCTACTCAGCCGCATCACGATCGACCCGCAAGTCTGCCACGGCAAGCCATGCGTCCGCGGCCTGCGGTACCCCGTTGAAACGCTGCTGGGATTGCTAAGCTCCGGGATGTCCACCGACGAAGTGCTCGAAGACTATGAGGACCTCGAGCGGGACGACCTGCTAGCCGTACTGGCGTACGCGGCCCGGCTAGCGCAGACGCGACGCATCGCTGCGGGGACATAA
- a CDS encoding phosphoesterase, with translation MPQAAAVAVEQVLVIPTSDFQALGHFHGFSSNVSRYFPRLLESKGLCYRPRGAMEQDPSFKQLIPYVVFRFIDADGEAKVFCYQRGGGGGEARLHAKRSVGVGGHISTTDAEKHDANASVYREGLSRELAEEVVIGAPYDEKIVGLINDDETPVGQVHLGVVHLLDIERPQVEPNEDDLADAGFQPVSKILAELEGYESWSQIVMRALFG, from the coding sequence ATGCCCCAGGCCGCCGCTGTTGCCGTGGAACAGGTGCTCGTGATCCCGACCAGCGACTTTCAGGCGCTCGGTCACTTTCACGGCTTTTCAAGCAACGTCAGCCGGTACTTCCCCCGGCTGCTGGAGTCCAAGGGACTCTGCTACCGCCCCCGCGGCGCTATGGAGCAGGACCCCAGCTTTAAGCAACTAATCCCGTACGTCGTGTTCCGCTTTATCGACGCCGACGGCGAGGCGAAGGTCTTCTGTTACCAACGCGGCGGCGGCGGGGGCGAGGCCCGGCTGCACGCCAAGCGCAGCGTCGGCGTCGGGGGGCACATCTCGACGACGGACGCCGAGAAGCACGACGCCAACGCCAGCGTCTACCGCGAGGGGCTGTCGCGCGAGCTGGCCGAAGAAGTCGTGATCGGCGCCCCGTACGACGAGAAGATCGTCGGCCTGATCAACGACGACGAAACCCCGGTCGGCCAGGTGCACCTGGGCGTGGTCCACCTGCTTGACATCGAACGCCCGCAGGTCGAGCCCAACGAAGACGACCTGGCCGACGCCGGCTTCCAACCGGTGAGCAAGATCCTCGCGGAGCTAGAGGGCTACGAGAGCTGGAGCCAGATCGTGATGCGGGCGTTGTTCGGCTAG